A DNA window from Rhizobium sp. NXC14 contains the following coding sequences:
- a CDS encoding amino acid ABC transporter substrate-binding protein, whose protein sequence is MSRENARWAGITASALAATALFALSTPTQAQTLDRVRTSSALKLGYDPDARPFSFNGEQGRPDGYAVALCNKIADSLRAQLNLPKLDVEWVSLSGDVKTRAIESGTADIVCGAEPVTLTRRQQVSFSIPIFPSGTGALLSASSPLALREVLQYGEPSTRPVWRGSPARTILEHKTFSSIAGTTSEGWLSDRIKTFQLAATAAPVDNYQQGIERVVDGSSAVLFGDMPILMDAAARSDNSGNLIVLQRHFTYEPLGLELARGDEDFRLAVDRALSQAYAGPDFRTFFTTWFGPPDEGTVTFFQQTALPE, encoded by the coding sequence ATGTCACGAGAAAATGCTCGGTGGGCGGGTATCACAGCCTCTGCCCTCGCCGCAACGGCTTTGTTTGCCCTCAGCACGCCCACGCAGGCTCAGACGCTCGATCGCGTCAGAACAAGCAGCGCGCTGAAGCTCGGCTACGATCCGGATGCGAGGCCCTTTTCGTTCAATGGCGAACAGGGACGGCCGGATGGCTATGCCGTCGCCCTCTGCAACAAGATTGCCGATAGCCTGAGGGCACAGCTGAACCTGCCGAAGCTCGATGTCGAATGGGTTTCGCTTTCAGGCGACGTCAAGACACGAGCGATAGAGAGCGGTACCGCTGATATTGTCTGCGGTGCGGAGCCGGTGACATTGACGCGCCGGCAGCAGGTGTCGTTTTCCATCCCGATCTTCCCGAGCGGCACCGGCGCGCTCCTGAGCGCCAGCTCGCCGCTGGCCTTGCGGGAAGTGCTGCAGTATGGCGAACCTTCGACCCGCCCCGTCTGGCGCGGTTCACCGGCGCGCACGATCCTCGAGCACAAGACCTTCTCCTCAATTGCCGGCACGACGAGCGAAGGCTGGCTAAGCGACAGGATCAAGACTTTTCAACTCGCTGCGACGGCTGCGCCGGTCGACAATTACCAGCAGGGGATCGAGCGCGTCGTAGATGGCAGTTCGGCGGTGCTCTTCGGCGACATGCCGATCCTGATGGATGCCGCCGCCCGCAGTGACAATTCCGGCAATCTGATCGTCCTGCAGCGCCATTTCACCTACGAACCGCTCGGCCTTGAGCTCGCGCGCGGCGATGAGGACTTCCGCCTTGCCGTCGATCGCGCGCTCAGCCAGGCCTATGCCGGGCCGGATTTCCGGACATTCTTCACAACCTGGTTCGGGCCGCCGGACGAAGGGACCGT